A portion of the Platichthys flesus chromosome 7, fPlaFle2.1, whole genome shotgun sequence genome contains these proteins:
- the rps21 gene encoding small ribosomal subunit protein eS21 isoform X2 has protein sequence MQNDAGEFVDLYVPRKCSASNRIIGAKDHASIQMNIAEVDKVTGRFNGQFKTYAICGAIRRMGESDDSILRLAKEDSIVAK, from the exons ATGCAGAACGACGCTGGAGAATTCGTGGACTTGTACGTCCCCCGCAAATG CTCTGCTAGCAACAGAATCATTGGAGCCAAGGACCATGCCTCCATCCAGATGAACATTGCTGAG GTTGACAAGGTGACTGGTCGTTTCAACGGTCAGTTCAAGACCTACGCCATCTGTGGCGCCATCCGCAGGATG gggGAGTCTGATGACTCCATCCTGAGGCTGGCCAAGGAAGACTCCATCGTCGCAAAGTAA
- the rps21 gene encoding small ribosomal subunit protein eS21 isoform X1 encodes MQNDAGEFVDLYVPRKCSASNRIIGAKDHASIQMNIAEVDKVTGRFNGQFKTYAICGAIRRMGESDDSILRLAKEDSIVAKNF; translated from the exons ATGCAGAACGACGCTGGAGAATTCGTGGACTTGTACGTCCCCCGCAAATG CTCTGCTAGCAACAGAATCATTGGAGCCAAGGACCATGCCTCCATCCAGATGAACATTGCTGAG GTTGACAAGGTGACTGGTCGTTTCAACGGTCAGTTCAAGACCTACGCCATCTGTGGCGCCATCCGCAGGATG gggGAGTCTGATGACTCCATCCTGAGGCTGGCCAAGGAAGACTCCATCGTCGCAAA GAACTTCTGA
- the LOC133956400 gene encoding LOW QUALITY PROTEIN: cytolytic toxin-alpha-like (The sequence of the model RefSeq protein was modified relative to this genomic sequence to represent the inferred CDS: inserted 2 bases in 2 codons; deleted 1 base in 1 codon), with amino-acid sequence MEVAALGRPFSLGMLYDCXRDLLVPGMTLWDHDDLKKDIGEEPRTLMNLRXVASESIEDKSSALNVEASLKASFLCGLVEVEGSAKYLNDHKTSRNQARVTLKYKATTKFQELSMNHLGRGNVKHQDVFEQGIATHVVTGILYGAQAFFVFDREKSKEENHKDIQGNLKMMINKIPLISIEGEGSLNMEDKDKKNVEKFSCKFHEIFPSEAPTSFHEAIQVYQSLPMMLGANGENAVPMKVWLFPLTSLDSSAARLVRQISVGLVQEAQTVLEDFSELEMRCNDAMRTTTAQQFPQIGKKLKSFKDMCSVFKLEFQRALSVKLPSIRGGGEEEAVLAEILMKRHSSPFNSRNLTEWMDCKEREIYTLRSFTKMMKNTKTISPQNGLDEEILSAEQVLCFVFTSLGDAESFLSALSKYLKGTTTPDDPQDPLTYDVEKEQWYLSNKVPDEMRKKAKLFRDFAEANKENMNIKFLITGLTNKTQKGSSIYLYEEGFSVNENFEPPSKPESVKASDINHNSVTLKISPPRSGAVNITSYSVEYRVHGEAGWQQKTASKDGDVTASDLSPNTEYVFRCRAVTSVGVGPVNEVSGTIRTRPCSPPGKPRVEPNSSEITVSWQRPAELGQDVHVLRYIVEYA; translated from the exons ATGGAGGTGGCCGCCCTCGGTCGGCCTTTCTCCCTGGGGATGCTGTACGACT GCAGAGATCTACTAGTGCCCG GAATGACATTGTGGGACCACGATGACCTGAAAAAAGATATTGGAGAAGAACCCAGAACTCTAATGAATTTGA TAGTTGCATCTGAATCGATTGAGGATAAATCTTCAGCACTAAATGTTGAAGCTTCTCTGAAAGCAAGTTTCTTATGTGGACTGGTTGAGGTGGAGGGATCGGCCAAATACCTGAATGATCACAAGACATCCAGAAATCAGGCCAGAGTAACACTGAAGTACAAGGCGACCACTAAGTTCCAGGAACTTTCCATGAACCATCTCGGAAGAGGCAACGTGAAACATCAGGATGTTTTTGAACAAGGAATAGCAACACATGTAGTCACAGGTATTCTTTATGGAGCACAAGCCTTCTTTGTGTTTGATCGTGAGAAgtcaaaagaagaaaatcatAAGGACATTCAAGGCAACTTGAAAATGATGATCAACAAGATCCCACTCATCTCTATAGAGGGGGAAGGTTCCCTGAACATGGAAGACAAAGATAAGAAAAATGTTGAGAAGTTTTCTTGCAAATTCCACGAAATTTTTCCTTCAGAA GCTCCAACATCCTTTCATGAAGCCATACAGGTCTATCAAAGCCTGCCGATGATGCTGGGAGCTAATGGAGAAAATGCTGTACCAATGAAGGTTTGGCTGTTTCCATTGACAAGTTTAGATTCCTCTGCTGCTCGACTTGTTCGTCAGATAAGTGTAGGACTAGTTCAGGAAGCACAGACAGTCCTGGAGGACTTCAGTGAGCTGGAAATGAGGTGCAACGATGccatgagaacaacaacagcacagcAGTTTCCTCAGATTGGCAAAAAACTTAAGAGTTTTAAAGACATGTGCTCTGTGTTCAAACTAGAATTCCAACGAGCTTTATCAGTGAAACTTCCATCTATACGAGGAGGAGGCGAAGAGGAGGCTGTGCTTGCAGAGATACTGATGAAGAGACACTCATCTCCGTTCAACAGCAGAAACCTGACTGAGTGGATGGactgtaaagagagagaaatctaCACATTAAGATCTTTCACCaagatgatgaaaaacacaaagaccatCTCACCGCAGAATGGTCTAGATGAGGAGATTCTCAGTGCAGAGCAggtcttgtgttttgttttcacctcaCTGGGAGACGCTGAGTCGTTCCTCTCAGCTTTATCAAAATACCTAAAGGGAACCACAACACCTGACGACCCTCAAGATCCACTTACCTATGATGTAGAGAAGGAGCAGTGGTACCTTTCAAACAAAGTTCCTgatgaaatgaggaaaaaagcAAAGCTCTTCAGGGATTTTGCAGAAGCCAACAAGGAGAACATGAACATAAAGTTCCTCATAACAGGTTTGACAAATAAGACACAAAAAGGTTCCAGCATCTACCTTTATGAAGAAGGCTTCTCCGTAAATGAGAACTTTGAACCACCTTCAAAGCCTGAAAGTGTGAAAGCAAGTGACATAAACCACAACAGTGTGACCCTGAAGATCTCTCCACCCAGATCTGGAGCCGTGAACATCACCTCCTACTCTGTTGAGTACCGTGTCCATGGAGAGGCTGGATGGCAACAGAAGACGGCGTCAAAGGATGGAGACGTCACAGCGAGCGACCTGAGTCCTAACACAGAGTACGTGTTCAGATGCAGAGCTGTCACCTCAGTAGGTGTTGGACCAGTCAACGAGGTCAGTGGAACCATTAGAACTCGGCCCTGCAGCCCTCCTGGAAAACCTCGAGTTGAACCAAACTCAAGTGAGATAACCGTTAGCTGGCAGAGACCTGCTGAGCTTGGACAAGATGTCCACGTTCTGAGATACATCGTGGAGTACGCCTGA